CCGATGAACGTCCACCTAACCTTAAAAGGTGAATCTCCGATTCACCTTcgcttagtgcaacgtctgaaatctgacaatgTTCAGACATTATTGTTACAGTCTTTTATTATGATTTCAACAAGTGGCGTGTACCTTAAGAAAGTTATTTCCTACATCATGAAAGAGTGTCGCCAAAACCGGAGACCTTGTCAAGTGAAATTTCTTCGTCAGCGACGGAATTGTACAGATTTATCAACACTTCCACAGTGAAAATAGACCATTGTTCTTGGATCTGATATGGgggaaattaaacaatgtttagtCTCTCTATTGTAACCGTGTATCAGATGTAAGTATAATGTCGTCAATTACAACTTCGTCAACTGTCCTTCCTTTGATTATCTACGACTTTTCTCGCATGAACATCCAATCTTTGCTGAAATTagtatttcacaatatttatacaatatcaaAATGGATGATATATCACTATGTAATGGCCATGTGTTCCAACAACAATGTCATCTTTACTACTAAGAGGTATGTAATCTGTTTACCACAGTTTCAAATGCTCCCAGTATCCTTCAGAGTGACAAGAGCATTCTTTGCTCCAGAGCAGGCCGCACAAAAGTAGCCCGACGGTGGCTGAATCCTCCCTCTACACATCCCCCCTCATTCACTTGTCTATAAAAGCTAGTTGTacgtttattgaaaattaatattttcaatatctgTTACGGTAGACAATCATCCGCTATTACCGTAAACAAGTTTACGTACAATTCATTTAATTCATCTGTTCTGCAGACAATATGACAATCAAGCAGGCAGGATGTGACCAAGGCTACGTCACAGCGGGAACACATGGTCAGCAGcaatatggcaacaccgcctcaaatTTCATATGACTTCTTTCGTGCGGGTTACAATAGCACATATTGGGCTTACATGGGTGATATGTAGTAGTATACCATCAGTTTAACTCATATGGGCTCACTGCTCTATTTACGGGCACCCATCATCCACCAGACCTTTACCAGATTATCACATGCTCCAGTACATATCGGGCTTACTTAGCTTAAACATGGCAGTGCTTCTCAAAGTGTGCACCGCGGCACCCTGGAGTGCCACAAATTCTTGCCAGGGATGCCGTGGTTGAGCGACAGTGTACCCTTGTCAAACAGTTCAATCAGCTTAAGACAGGTGACATGGCAGAGAACATTGGtgatcagctgtttttatttctataaaaaaaggaGTATGCATTGCAGTTGGACGAGGTTACTGACAGTAACAAAGACCCATTTAATATGGATACTTTATTCAAGATCCTTTATTCTGTAAACAAATCAAGAGATGTTACAGGCCAatatctgtttaatattttaggttattttatgAGTCTTAATTACAATGACTggtaagaatttttttttcttttttacttagaGGCAGGGAAATGAATTTATGCACACAGGTGGGACTCACAAAAAACCTCCTTGACTATGTACTTATGATTGCAGTTCAATTACGGGTCGAAAAAAGGCCTCAAACTCTCGTTCGTGCAAATGGAGCAATACAATTCGGGCCCATTGCGTGATCTACAGAGAAGGCTTATGATTGCGATCGGTGCAATCAACTACATTAAAATCAATTCTAAAAAGGTAAGATCCTTGGAAAATGTTCAAGATCACAGGATCTGACTATTTGTGTTTTATTCTACAGAAGTTCTCGTTGGTTGCCTCTTGCCAACTCTCTTTTAGGGTGTATGCCCTGACACACTAAATATATGCTTACCTGGAGGGAGAAAACCTTTTCAGACCGACAAATGTAATAAGGACTTTCTATCAAagatagttttcaatattttgccTTGATATAGAAAACGCAGGTTGAATGTTGAAAAAGTTTTCAAGCAATTTTCGAAATGTCAATATAGGTAGGTGTACGTGTATGGGGATTTACCATACTTGCAAATACCGATGTTAGCTAGCCATGTAATTTCAGCTGTTCAAGAAAGAGTTTTTAGATAATGGAAATATCTAACCAAAGGCAACCTTGATGAAGCCGTTGCTTATAAAGGCCATTCATTCATCTTTAATCTACTCACTTCCCGTAAACCCAAGAGCTGAACTGCACCATGAATATAAGGCATTGCAATCTCGGCAAATTACTTTAATGGTGTTAATATTCACCACACAAAGGAActgttaagaaaaaaattgaaattataggaAAATCAAACAAAAGAGGGCTACAAGTTTTGGGCTTAGAATGGGACTACTGATGCATTACAAGATAATACCTGACTAGTATAATATTGAATAACGTTTGAATCCACTTTGGTATATCTAATGACGAATTGGCGGGATTGTTCTAtaccaataaacataattttttaaatatatgtatatgttatagctgtaaagttaatatttcattaattttttttaatattttcaataaaccaaaatttataaaattaccgTAGTTACTCCATTAAAACTTTCTGTTGAGGTAAGTTTTAATacgtattgtttaataaaactgtattgtaaaaacaagataatagtTTAATTTCATGCTTTATTACAAtgactacattatttttatttcgctgtatttggatatattttaaaatgtgttctgtgaaagaaagaaattaacaGATCGAAATTCCTCTCTAACGTAAAGGAGACCCTACACGGATCTCTggaaaaaaaagttataacatacaaaagcaatatttacattaaatttaatattttatgccgTAGTTAGTTTTACTTAAGACATAAGTACGGAGCGCACTATGTGCGTAGTGGAGGTCATGGGATATAAGCGGTGGACGCATGGGATGACCGGGAGTAGTGCTGCATCTCTCAGTAGTCATGGTGCTCCTCAAGGTTAGTCTCTCGGTCCAGTGTTGTTCTCTGGTGTCTGTGTAACAGTGTAATCCAAGTGATCGTGACGACGTATTTGcatagtttatttacaatattatgtatcTGGAGGTAGGCTTAGTCATTGACCATGATTGTGTAATCAAATTGATCTTTCATGCaatctaaagtaattttatttttataagagtaaagtttgtgaagatacttatttttataactaaaactgtttCAACAATTTATTGAAGGCTTTTTAAAGTCTTTTTAGTTATTTTCCTAAATAGTGATTGTATTAAACGTTTGTTGTGATACATAGCGACTGTACGTATTCGGAACAATTCTCTTGTGATttcaagaaatacattttttacatattataattgcTATTATTAGTTTTTGTGTGTAGACAACAGCATATTACTTATATGGAGACTCAGAAGTCAATGGTTTTGGTGGAAAACACAATGtacttgaataaaaataacaaaattaggaaattttgtaaagttcaacaaacaattttaaaaacaaatatgtatattggaaaattaattacttcataCTACAATACAGTATAtacttgaataatattattttgtattacatgttatacattaaacattAGACTGATCCAACAGTTATGTAATTAGTGTACCACAGTAATATAGTGTATCTATATTCTGTAATTATTATGTTTCTATATTTAACCATTTTGCCATAAAAATGTTTGCCCTTACACAATTCTAgatgaaaaataactattttattgcttaaatattaCTCAACTGATAATTAAAAGACGTTAATTTTATCAAtggtaaaattcaaaattaactttataatattatctttggATATCGAATGTAACCATATTTTAGTACTCAGGAGAGTAGAGCTTGAGCAAAAACGCTTAATACCACTATACAtctaacttattattattataaatattatttataaataactttattaatcattgttatgttattttatatgtattttataaattttgttaagcctctaacttaaacttttaaatgacatcacgatattaaatattttacatcagtCTAACAGAataaaggaaaggaaaaatagtttaaagtttatgaATAAATCGAACTAATAAAacacttacatattttttatctatttatattttttttctagatAAAGTGGACATTTTTAGTGAAGAAATAGTCGGAACAAGGGGGTTTGggacaaatttatattatattaattatctaaGAATTCACATGTTACACATCAAAGTACTTCTAAAAATTATTGCAGTTGGAAGGAACTAtagtttttcttcaatttttcttACAGTTACCTGATATTTTGTCCAATTCACCTCATTTCGACTATTTCTTTACTTGaaagtgtttaatttattcataaaaatataaatattaaaattaagttaatgtgTTATtagttccattttttttttaattccaagcgaattatataaattttgtaaatgctataaaaattttactttttactattttaagtcatttaaagtttaaatgaattatttcagCTTTTTTATTATGTCCGGTATCAACAGTAGAAAATATGTggtaataactttaattattgatttattgtattgagttttcttagtttttttggACTGTTACGAACCAAATTATTTCTTCTTAACAAACTAACAACTGACACAAGCGTTTTTCATTAATAGAAAttgtatactttaatatttaactgaaacaATTGTGTATCAAATCTATGTAGGGTAAGTTCTACAATTTGGACACCACTTAAAATATTGCTGATTATCATACGTGTTTTACTACCCAATAACGAGCTTATGACACCAGTTATGACATATGGGTTACCATTTTACCCACAGCAATAATTAGGGTACTCGTTGCTCAAAATCGAGCAATGTTTaccagtatttttaatttgagtgaCCCCAAAAGTTCCACTATAGTTTCTCTCCCAAtcctattattttttacattcaacatACATCAGAGAAAGTatagtaaataacttaatattatcGTTTACAAACATTATAGTATATGCAAATAGATACTTTAATCAGTACGTAAAATGAAACAACAAATCAAATCAACTCTTTCAATTAAGTTTAGTGAACCCAATTACGAGTGTCTTACATGCACATAGgaataacttttgtaaaatttggttTGATGGAAATGTTTAATTACTCTAGTACTATGAATGcattaaatgatttgattttacCTCCGTACAACTTGTAAAAAAAGTGAGTCTCTTAAATTCACTTAGGCTTATATTCCCCACCAAGACATCCCGGCTAGAGTCACGACACACCTCGCGATTCAATGATATTCAAAATTTCAGAATACACTTTTATATAGTATGAAATGCGAATAGGAAAGGTATTTTCTCAATCTCTCCTATCTACTTAGACTCATCAGAGGGAATTTAACATCCTCTAGAATTACTTAACCGCTTTACGGGAATGAAGCAGGATTAATCAAGCAAGGAAAGCTAAGAACATTTGATTACTCCacattggtttaaaatagttttagtattactgaaatcgttggagctacCCAATTAAACACATGGAACGCAGAGAAATTCGATTTATTATTTGGTTGGTAGgctatttataacatttgtttccCTCTGACAATTCTGGGTCCCAAACTACAGCTCTAcaaacttaaaagtccaactaTTCAGTTACGgctcaggagattggaatatttttcagtcgCCATTTCTTTATCTCTACAGctttatgtatacaatttaaaaagtatatgctATAGACGTCATATTATTAagcaggaaattgcgtgcgaagccacgggaaacTTTCTTAATCAAGTAACATTTTACTTTTGCGGCTTAGtctttcatatttaatttcttgccttttgtgtttattttgtttcaaaatcaaaatttaccatatcaataatattgtaataaaggcTGACAGTAATCGAGCAAAGCAAAGTCCTAACCAAGAAGTATTTTGTGTATAACAATACTTTTAATACGATATTTCTATGTTATAAAGATCCTACTGTGCTCTAGCGGTATGAACCTCCTCCAAGCCCTCAGGTTATACTGCTCCCAAACACGTTAATTCTATGTGAAAAAGAATCGTTCTCTATTGTTCCAGGCATTTCTGAGCTGTATCACTCTAGCGGTACCTACATTCTCCAAGCCCTCAGGTTATACTGCTCCCAAACACGTTAATTCTACGTGAAAAAGAATCGTTCTCTATTGTTCCAGGCATTTCTGAGCTGTATCACTCTAGCGGTACCTACATTCTCCAAGGCCCTCAGGTTATAATACTCCCATACACGATAATTCTATGTGAAAACGAATCGTTCTCTATTGTTCCAGGCATTTCTGAGTTGTATCACTCTAGCGGTACCTACATTCTCCAAGCCCTCAGGTTATACTGCTCCCAAACACGATAATTCTATGTGAAAACGAATCGTTCTATATTGTTCCAGGCATTTCTGAGCTGTATCACTCTAGCGGTACCTACATTCTCCAAGCCCTCAGGTTATACTGCTCCCAAACACGTTAATTCTGTGTGAAAAAGAATCGTTCTCTATTGTTCCAGGCATTTCTGAGCTGTATCACTCTAGCGGTACCTACATTCTCCAAGCCCTCAGGTTATACTGCTCCCAAACACGTTAATTCTATGTGAAAAAGAATCGTTCTCTATTGTTCCAGGCATTTCTGAGCTGTATCACTCTAGCGGTACCTACATTCTCCAAGCCCTCAGGTTATACTGCTCCCAAACACGTTAATTCTATGTGAAAAAGAATCGTTCTCTATTGTTCCAGGCATTTCTGAGCTGTATCACTCTAGCGGTACCTACATTCTCCAAGCCCTCAGGTTATACTGCTCCCAAACACGTTAATTCTATGTGAAAAAGAATCGTTCTCTATTGTTCCAGGCATTTTTGAGCTGTATCACTCTAGCGGTACCTACATTCTCCAAGCCCTCAGGTTATACTGCTCCCAAACACGTTAATTCTATGTGAAAAAGAATCGTTCTCTATTGTTCCAGGCATTTCTGAGCTGTATCACTCTAGCGGTACCTACATTCTCCAAGCCCTCAGGTTATACTGCTCCCAAACACGTTAATTCTATGTGAAAAAGAATCGTTCTCTATTGTTCCAGGCATTTTTGAGCTGTATCACTCTAGCAGTACCTACATTCTCCAAGCCCTCAGGTTACACTGCTCCTAAACACGTTGTTGATTATTATGTGAGTGGCTGGTTCTGGTTATATTAATAGCCATAAATAATATTACCTAAGTATCCTGTTGAGTTTTATGCCTATATGGGCACATTTACTACTCGATTATCcaatattaataacagtaataatgttTGGGTAATTGTGAAAGTAACGGCTGGAGCGGCAAAAtgcgagttttgcgttattaacttattggaacgttctacaaaacaaaacaatataaggttatACGGGgtggaaataagaaataactgatAACGCGCGGaccaatatttccatgttgtacatccgCGTCgggcgtcacgtgaccttttgtgaccgtgattcaaccccgtgatgacgtcatcggatgcgacGCCATCTTTggaaaagtaaatgaaaaataatactgaaatgagcagactTTTGACCCAAATGAacaattctttttctttatttcgagctacaaattaattagttgctATCGGGTTGAGACGAGGTGCTGACGCAGCCCgtgctgatgtcaacgaaagaaaaacatccctcgagatagtacctatcagtaaaatatcaaattctagaggggctgatcagaaatataaattgaaatttaatgctAAGACAAttatataaagtgtaaaaaaacttaataaattatgaaaaacccctaatataaaatatataaatggacaataatagagaacacttaccattagtgtgttccacagaatgtgcAGAAAGCCAAACTCCAAAGAAATATAACGTTGTCTCGGTGGCTTCAAATGCAACTAcgtggtcaccaaaccaaaatatgtctCTATGTCTAAGCGCATTCTTTCAAAAAGGAACCTGCCTgggccaatttttaaaaattacaacatttaaaccTTGTTTACTACTTTTACGAATTTTTCTGTCGCATCGAAagaacaaagtctcccggttaaaaaaacaatacgtgaccgcacgacgaacaaatacactcattattaaaaactcCATGctctattaaaaaggaaattatgtcgtttcggtcgaaacgtaaactcttaacatgcccgacaaaacactccgacacaccaattcactacgattggtcgaactagtttatggttgatccatgattgtcacgcactcactcgattcAACCTAGAGTACACGATATCTTGTAAGTCACTGACTTCTGACTccgagcgctcagataacagatccGCTATCAGTTTCAGCCACacataatatttacagttatccAGACACAGGACACAAACAGCAGATTAAgacattaaaaacttaactatttatgaatataccccctaaaaccatgttatttgttatttccacccctaaaaaccatattttatgttcaggaggatgagcagaatacgtgaTAACGTCAAAATCGTGATTTGCCAGGTCGGTCTTTAACCTCATAATTGCCAAACTGAATCGTGTACTTACAGAATTAATTAACCTACAAACTTACATTGTTGACAATGAGCAAGATGGGGCTCAGCTTGAATAGGAGTAACTTTCCAAATATTAATTAGTTAGCTACAGTTCACACGCTATTTACAGAGTCCAGCCCACTACTCCTTCAAGTACGGGGTGCACGACCCGGCCACGGGGGATGTGAAGCAGCAGCACGAGACACGGGAGGGTGACGTGGTCAAGGGCCAGTACAGTCTGGTGGAGCCGGACGGGTCCGTGCGCACGGTGGACTACACGGCAGATCCTGTCAACGGGTTTAACGCCGTGGTCAGCAAATCTCCGGGTGTCCACCCCCCAGCCGTGGTCGCCGCCAAACCGGAGCCTGTGGCCCCTGTCTACACTGTAGCAGCTCCGGCCCTGGCCCCGGCTCTGGCCCCGGCCCATCTCCCTGGTAGGTTTATTTCAGACATTGACATAGTGTGAGTTCCGTCGTTGCTCGGAAGGTGACGGATGTCTGTCTTAAATGATGGTAAATCATGATGACTGGGCTACCGTTTCCAGTATCTGTTTCACTACGCAGCATATGCGTCATGAATattgttaaagaattatttagttttcaaaattaaacgtgtaacattaattttaagcGACATCAACTTTCGGGATTACAAAAGGTACGATTTTGTTGCAATTAGGACTGTAAAGGTGGTAAAGGCAGCATGGGATTACGGAAAGGGAACTGCATGAAAGACTGCAGACCGTAGAAATATAATATCTCGGAAGAAGTACTTCATCCagaaaaaaaatctgttaattaCCCTCAGTTAACCAACAGTGCCTCTCACTGTTAACTTAGAACCTTAGGTTTCTTGTATTGTCATATGGTACACTTGGTAAAAAAAGTAACTATACTGTATTACAGATATTCCAGTGCCGGCAGTACCGTATGGGCCTCTGGTAGAGGAGCCCCATCCCCTAGCGTACGGCGAGATCAGCTACCTGGATACAGGTGTCGGATACCCGCCGAATACCCTGGACAGCTACGGCCCTGGTCTCTACGGACATGTCGCTAGTCCGTACAATCACTACGGACTCCCCTTCCATGACATCTACTgatgttttaaactgtaataattgtatttttatgtaaatattgtaaaatcacGAACcgaattgtacatttttacatttttttactgctTTTATGGACAAATACGTTTTTACTGTGCACGtttttttggttttagttttttataattacactTTGTTGAGGGGTAAGGGGAAACGTTACTTTTTGTAAATAGGATCTTGGGTTAAGGGACCAAAAGTTGGGAAAGCAACTTCCAATATTAGTTCTTAGGTTTATACGGTCAGTTGTCATGACTAACATTTATGTTTTCTGTTCACAAAGCTTCGAAACAAAGATGTGtaggtttaacatctgttgattTAATAATGCTTTCCAAAGCAAGACCTAAACATTTTAAGAACTCAATAGGGGTGACAATGTTCCAGTTTGATGTGCACTAGGGAGCTTAGATGTTACTTATAATTTccaaactataatttatatacagtttCATAACTGGATCGTACTTTCTAAACAACGTTACTGTAAACTTTTCATTTACGAAATATAAAATCATGTTAcggagttatttttaatttgtaatgtatattttttattataaaactaataaaatctaactatgCTTGGTttttccccacccccccccccccccacccccccccccccccacccccccccccccccacccccccccccccccacccccccccccccccacccccccccccccccagcattactaaaaataaaatggtgtgaacgaatttaatattaaacacaaatgtCCTAACTTTTTATGAAACCAACTAAACACAAAAAGTTTCTCCATAAAGTGTTGTTATTAAAGtgacttattattaatattattttactttttataatgtttgaattactataattttaaataagtcatAAGATTTCCTTTTACATTATACTCTgtctaataaattgtttatttcgcATTTTCTCTTTGTCATCTCGGTTATCTATTACaccaatgtaattattttaaaacattcctttagttataaaataagtGATTACTTGGATTGTTCAATAGAGTTCTGAGACCGCAGAATCCCAATTTCAGTACTCTAAGCAAAACGCTTCCATTGGATTTTTGTGACCTTTAGAATACATACTAAAAAACTCATTTGTAAGAACACtttcaaattaaagaaataaagcaAACTccataatactaaataaaacataatacaattttgataaaataaaaaaaaacataaatttctttacGATATATCGAAATTTGTCATTTTATTAAGCTAAAATGTGTACTTGAAATAACCGAAATGAGATGTTCTtactatcattattattaaaacctgTTAACACAAGATACCATATAGTGTCACATAGATACCATATGTACCACTAGAATAATGTGGTTTAACTCTTGTCATACACTTATCAGTATAAACCATACGGTAAAGGATAAAACTTATACAGAAGGAAGACCGTGTTAAAAGTATATTCCAAAGTTGTATTACGACGCGCTCTCACGTTGTTGTATCTTCCCCGCTCACCGGAAACGTTTGGCCCTAGTTTCCGCTATTTGTCAACGTGGTGCCATTCAAGAttcatgaatattatattttgttgtatttacaaattaataaattctgtttatttttgttcaCAGACATTTTGCTACAAATGGTTAGTCATTTTCAACTTCACTTCCCTTTATCAACACATAGAATAAAATTGTCAGATAGATAAAACTGCgacaaataatttatgtaatacaaacaCGAAGTGTACTATAAGTTACACAAAATTTGGTATAGTTATAGCAAACTGAATAAATCAAGCTACCAGCAGTTTCATTAACTATAAACACTTCAATAATCATTCATTCTATTAATCAGCTCAGCTAATAATTTGACTTTAGGAGTGAAATACTATCAGTTAATAATACTAGGTACATTGACTAAAGCTCTTTATAGTCTATCCAACAGCGCTCATAcctgaagaaaaataatttaattacgtgGTAGTCATCATATTTGGGTTAACCAGGCCATATGAAGAACTCTTCAGATCCCAAAGAATAAATGAAACAGCAAGAAATGTACATAGCTAACAATGAAAAGAATATGCGCACATCGTTCTCACCTCGTAAGGACACACTAACGCGTACCGGAAAATAAAACTTTCGGTACTagctataaaatatactatttagaCATTGAGATCGATTTGGTTTTTTCACTCAAATATACTTTGTACGTTTTTAGTGAAAAATCCAAAGGTAGGTGGTTCATGatttcatcattatttttaaagccgTATATCCCTCCAAGAAAGAACATCGATCCCGCTTAACAAGTGTACAAAAAGAGATAagaacattcaaaaataaaacttctgcACTTTGATCAAATTTACTCAAACCGTAAATAGGTCAGTTGAGAACTACTTCATTCATTGGTCACAAGTTAAATATAGAGAATCGTATAAGCAAACTAAATAAATGGTATTATGTTGGCAACATTTGGCTCGTATATTACAACGGGGAAGGAAACTATTTCTGTGGCCTTTACAATCAAACAGAAGTACCACTTTGGCTCCATTCCAATATTTTCTTTCATGGCTATACTATAATACAAAGTGGCAAGAActtgactaaaatattttaaaaacaatgtatttgcCATATTATCTGTGTGGATGTTTCAAACGCGTTACACGGATTTATCTTTCTTGAGATGACAACACTCTATAATACTAcgttgaaaatatattgttattaataaaataaatattcgttGGTTAATAAGAGTTCTTTATTAGTCACTTTATATTGCTCAGTATTAACCTTGATTAATAACTGGCTATTATAAAGacgtttttgaataaaataaactttagtaaCCGTTCTAGATGGAGCCATAAAACCTCAGAGTATATTTGTTGAGCgataaaacctattttaacaCTCCACACGTTGTGTGGATCGCTGCCTTCTCAGAGAGACAGCCCACATGAAAttagaagaaaattatataaGAGGTTATCTttatatgcacatcaaattaaaccCAATTATAGTTGAATAAAACAGGCACAAACACGACTCGATCAACTGAGATAAAAATACCCATATTGAAAGTATGACGTTAATTTCTAATTACAAACCAATTAACtaacagagagag
This Homalodisca vitripennis isolate AUS2020 chromosome 3, UT_GWSS_2.1, whole genome shotgun sequence DNA region includes the following protein-coding sequences:
- the LOC124358439 gene encoding cuticle protein 8-like, with translation MCVVEVMGYKRWTHGMTGSSAASLSSHGAPQGISELYHSSGTYILQGPQAFLSCITLAVPTFSKPSGYTAPKHVVDYYSPAHYSFKYGVHDPATGDVKQQHETREGDVVKGQYSLVEPDGSVRTVDYTADPVNGFNAVVSKSPGVHPPAVVAAKPEPVAPVYTVAAPALAPALAPAHLPDIPVPAVPYGPLVEEPHPLAYGEISYLDTGVGYPPNTLDSYGPGLYGHVASPYNHYGLPFHDIY